The Aureibacter tunicatorum genome includes a window with the following:
- a CDS encoding TonB-dependent receptor, translating to MKVKYLTFLLLGLLNGLFAIGQINYQNIKGIVKAKDGAPLPQAVVMLDGRFEMATTSDLHGNFEFEKVEIGNHVLVCRFVGYEDLHVAIKVSESSKNDFLLVMEEEQTMLNSVTITDSKDEMNVLRQVQQVELLEAKEFYHRSLSPLEAVGMASGVHIRQTGGMGSQANISLNGMSGKQVATFIDGIPAEFYGQGMSLGNMPIEFMDKVELYKGIVPAYLGGDALGGAINIVSRQEYQKALKVSYGFGSFNTHKANFHATLLNNKKSMLLGAYAFLNYSDNDYEIDAQVPDQFYNPVDTIVNRFHDRFQNGMIRLEVGFVDQSWADYLLISLAYTDLSDQIQHNAMMSQPYGQAERAEQSYNAMLKYGYAFGDLDIDLAVGKNWINSSLVDTTLNVYTWDGDIQTQRAYGGELSTSMNTLDLITNTTFSRLNATYRISPLQLLNVNSTLSNFSRSGSDSTANAYYGFDPFENEMHMLKHVLGLAYELHSTNKKWAGVATLKHYFYQAEGFEQNRADNEVIIYDQKESRLGYSLAVQHKLLSIIDMKMSYEYATRLPDVYELFGDHFIVKQNMNLSPETSHNVNLGTRYNSEIWSAEVNGFFRKVDDIIYLKSSPFFAQYQNLLKAEVKGVELGFSILPIKHLTVESNATFQDIRNKSSKVDSNTSSDKYFNERLPNRPYFFSNHSIGWRKNKFSCWWNGRYVEEFYLHWEVDGRKESKPTIPRQFIQNIGASYTIWENQLTLSLESFNVTDQRAYDHFKVQKPGRSFAVKARYVMNR from the coding sequence ATGAAAGTAAAATATTTAACTTTCTTGTTATTAGGCCTTTTAAATGGACTTTTCGCAATTGGTCAGATTAATTACCAAAACATTAAAGGGATAGTGAAGGCGAAGGATGGAGCTCCTTTGCCACAAGCTGTTGTCATGCTTGATGGCAGATTTGAAATGGCGACCACTTCTGATTTGCATGGCAATTTTGAATTTGAAAAAGTAGAGATAGGCAATCATGTTCTTGTATGCCGATTTGTAGGTTACGAAGATCTGCATGTCGCAATCAAGGTGTCTGAATCCTCTAAAAACGATTTTTTGCTTGTCATGGAGGAAGAACAAACGATGCTTAATAGCGTGACGATTACAGACTCCAAAGATGAAATGAATGTGCTTCGACAAGTGCAACAAGTAGAGCTGTTGGAAGCTAAAGAATTTTACCATCGGTCATTAAGCCCTTTGGAAGCTGTTGGTATGGCTTCAGGAGTACATATCCGGCAAACAGGAGGAATGGGAAGTCAAGCGAATATATCATTGAACGGCATGTCAGGCAAGCAAGTGGCGACATTTATAGATGGTATTCCCGCTGAATTCTATGGTCAAGGCATGTCGCTTGGAAATATGCCTATTGAATTTATGGATAAGGTTGAATTGTACAAAGGCATCGTGCCGGCTTATCTGGGCGGAGATGCATTGGGCGGAGCGATCAATATAGTCAGCAGGCAGGAATATCAGAAGGCCTTGAAAGTCTCTTATGGATTTGGCTCATTCAATACTCATAAAGCTAATTTTCATGCTACGCTTTTGAATAACAAGAAAAGCATGTTACTAGGCGCTTACGCTTTTCTAAATTATTCTGACAATGACTATGAAATAGACGCGCAAGTGCCCGACCAATTTTACAATCCGGTTGATACAATTGTAAATCGATTTCATGATCGGTTTCAAAATGGAATGATAAGGTTGGAAGTAGGATTTGTAGACCAGTCTTGGGCAGACTATTTGTTGATATCTCTGGCTTATACAGATCTTTCTGATCAAATACAGCATAATGCGATGATGAGCCAACCGTATGGACAAGCGGAGAGAGCAGAGCAAAGCTATAACGCTATGTTGAAATATGGCTATGCGTTTGGAGATTTGGATATCGATCTAGCAGTTGGAAAAAACTGGATTAACAGCTCTTTAGTTGACACGACATTGAATGTATATACTTGGGATGGCGATATTCAAACGCAAAGAGCTTATGGAGGAGAGCTATCCACATCGATGAATACATTGGATTTGATTACCAATACTACATTTTCCCGATTGAATGCGACATATCGAATTAGCCCGCTTCAACTTTTGAATGTGAATAGCACTTTGTCTAATTTTTCCCGAAGTGGTTCGGATAGCACCGCTAATGCATATTATGGATTTGATCCTTTTGAAAATGAAATGCATATGCTGAAGCATGTTTTGGGCCTTGCTTATGAGCTTCATTCCACTAACAAAAAATGGGCAGGAGTTGCCACATTGAAGCATTATTTTTATCAGGCGGAAGGCTTTGAACAAAACAGAGCAGACAATGAAGTAATTATTTATGATCAAAAAGAAAGTCGCTTAGGTTATAGCTTGGCCGTGCAACATAAACTGCTTTCAATCATTGATATGAAAATGTCTTATGAATACGCTACTCGTTTGCCTGATGTGTATGAATTGTTTGGAGATCATTTTATTGTGAAACAAAATATGAACTTGAGTCCTGAAACGAGTCATAATGTGAACTTGGGGACCAGATACAATTCAGAAATTTGGTCAGCAGAAGTTAATGGATTCTTTCGAAAAGTGGACGATATCATATACTTGAAGAGCTCTCCGTTCTTTGCTCAATATCAAAATCTGTTAAAGGCTGAAGTTAAAGGAGTAGAACTAGGTTTTAGTATTTTGCCTATCAAGCACTTGACAGTTGAAAGCAATGCGACATTTCAGGATATAAGAAATAAATCTTCAAAGGTTGACTCGAATACTTCAAGCGACAAGTACTTTAATGAAAGGTTGCCGAACAGACCGTATTTTTTCTCGAATCATTCGATTGGCTGGCGCAAAAATAAGTTCAGTTGTTGGTGGAATGGCCGGTATGTGGAAGAATTTTATTTGCATTGGGAAGTGGATGGAAGAAAAGAGTCAAAACCTACGATACCCAGACAGTTTATTCAAAATATAGGGGCTTCATATACGATTTGGGAAAATCAGTTGACATTAAGCTTGGAGTCTTTTAATGTGACCGATCAAAGGGCATATGATCATTTTAAAGTTCAAAAGCCAGGAAGGTCCTTTGCTGTGAAGGCTCGATATGTCATGAATAGATAA
- a CDS encoding DUF4374 domain-containing protein, producing MKQKNMLLGMKWKVWLVNLLILSSISACDKDKDEVSPDPDPEPIVKKDDDHDDDHDHEHEIEYVMTTVGGAWPDQTTYIQTVGHLENGSIDNSEATELASSGQLWSNGDYFYVSRFGAPATLYKYTIDDHGVMEEAGEIIIPGANTFSSVEFISDTEAYASVGGGLARVIKFDPSTARVTGEIDLSPVLRDGVENYFFLGMKARDKKLFMGIDYQVSYQSKWDSAYVAVIDLETASVEKVISDGRTAMIFGAGGAINSFELLENGDIYVMGDGTANAHSGILKIKQGETEFDKDYFFDLQEATGNPCKGFRIIGEEAFAMAANDPNDLWEFSGPNFNYYHVDLTDKSAHAIEGLPTSYGSNTSVMIQSEDQKSVLFAISTNDEDGIYSYDLATEEVAKIITLDGKLTGLEKIAE from the coding sequence ATGAAACAAAAAAACATGCTATTAGGAATGAAATGGAAAGTGTGGCTTGTGAATTTATTGATATTATCTAGCATTTCCGCATGTGATAAAGATAAGGATGAAGTGTCGCCTGATCCGGATCCAGAGCCAATTGTGAAAAAAGACGATGACCATGATGATGATCACGATCACGAGCATGAAATAGAATATGTAATGACTACTGTTGGAGGTGCTTGGCCTGATCAAACGACATATATTCAGACCGTGGGCCATTTGGAAAATGGAAGCATAGACAATAGTGAAGCTACAGAGCTTGCTAGTTCTGGTCAATTATGGAGCAATGGAGATTATTTTTATGTTTCAAGATTTGGAGCTCCGGCGACTTTATACAAATACACTATTGATGATCATGGTGTGATGGAAGAGGCTGGTGAGATTATTATTCCGGGAGCTAATACATTCTCTAGTGTTGAGTTTATCAGTGATACTGAGGCTTATGCTTCTGTTGGAGGGGGATTGGCTAGAGTCATTAAGTTTGACCCATCTACTGCCAGAGTTACTGGAGAGATTGACTTAAGTCCTGTATTAAGAGACGGAGTGGAAAATTACTTTTTCTTGGGAATGAAGGCTCGTGATAAAAAATTATTTATGGGAATTGACTATCAAGTTAGTTATCAATCAAAATGGGATTCAGCTTATGTAGCTGTGATAGATTTGGAAACAGCAAGCGTTGAAAAAGTGATTTCCGATGGCAGAACAGCGATGATATTTGGAGCAGGTGGAGCGATAAATAGTTTTGAACTGCTCGAAAATGGAGATATCTATGTTATGGGCGATGGGACTGCTAATGCTCACAGCGGAATATTGAAAATCAAGCAAGGAGAGACGGAATTTGACAAAGATTACTTCTTCGATCTTCAAGAAGCTACAGGCAACCCTTGCAAGGGCTTTAGAATCATAGGAGAAGAAGCTTTTGCTATGGCTGCAAATGATCCTAATGATTTGTGGGAATTTTCAGGGCCTAACTTCAATTATTATCATGTTGATTTGACGGACAAGTCAGCGCATGCAATTGAAGGCTTGCCGACAAGCTATGGTTCGAATACTTCGGTTATGATTCAAAGCGAAGATCAAAAGAGCGTATTGTTCGCAATTTCGACAAATGATGAAGATGGAATTTATTCTTATGATCTGGCCACAGAAGAAGTAGCCAAAATTATAACGCTAGATGGCAAACTCACTGGATTGGAAAAAATAGCTGAGTAA